A window from Pyrococcus yayanosii CH1 encodes these proteins:
- a CDS encoding ATPase, T2SS/T4P/T4SS family — MEKKEKKKKSTSWIDEILSGDNLSLEAILGKGERPKEKPAEKDKASLPDLSLGALLTKESAPREDTPSPLAFLKGGGGPKLEDILKKPSEEPKKVREQPALVDMGIQDILGTRARKPSVYSGEIKVLDVYGNVRILKVKGEPIPIYEIKMPELSKEEERLLKMVRDRAIVEIQIDPESIPNLEERRRVFLREVRKMVKEMAPTLSEGRVELLSELVVQSMIGYGKLDPLVRDDNLEEIMVIGTNRPVYVWHRRFSMCKTNIVFENDREILNIIERIAREVGRRIDQQSPLLDARLPDGSRVNATIPPISLDGPTLTIRKFKKDPLTIIDLIKYGTLNPEVAAFLWLLVDGLGVKPANILVAGGTGSGKTTTLNSIAMFIPPSERVISIEDTAELQLPIEHWVRLETRPPNVEGKGEITMDDLVKNTLRMRPDRIIVGEVRGPEARTMFTAMNTGHDGALLGDEPIQLSDGGVIEIGRLAEEFFQDGEIHREGDFEWVDVSERGILVKSFNKETFKIEDKPVTRVWRRRYRGRMLRIRTKTGKEITLTPDHPVYIIKNGIVEINAEKLRVGDYIALSQKAGESLDVIPNIGELIREIRRSAGLTQEELASLLGLSGSTIEAYERNVCSPSRRRVKELAKILQRSELELLADADVYWDLVVEIEEINVDDYVYDLTVADNHTYIAGKFGGFIVSNCMGTIHANSARETIVRLESPPMNVPRIMIPALDIIIMQVRYHSRKKGTIRRITEIAEVSGIEGESVQLNKLYKYDPAKDELVSTGVPSRFLNTLSYHTGMSVEELKIEIEKRKLILEWMIERGIRGIDQVGANIREFYVDEEEFLKKIQRESTIEMSRRVQEFV, encoded by the coding sequence GTGGAAAAGAAGGAGAAAAAGAAAAAGTCAACGTCCTGGATTGATGAGATACTTAGTGGAGATAATCTCTCCCTTGAGGCCATACTTGGTAAGGGTGAGAGGCCGAAAGAGAAGCCAGCAGAGAAGGATAAAGCATCCCTTCCAGATCTCTCCCTTGGGGCACTCCTCACCAAGGAGAGTGCACCCAGGGAAGATACTCCATCTCCCCTGGCCTTCTTGAAAGGGGGCGGAGGTCCGAAGCTTGAAGACATACTGAAGAAGCCGAGCGAGGAGCCCAAGAAAGTGAGAGAGCAGCCTGCTCTTGTAGATATGGGTATTCAAGACATCCTTGGGACGAGAGCGAGAAAACCCTCCGTTTATTCTGGGGAGATTAAGGTTCTCGATGTTTACGGCAACGTGAGGATACTGAAGGTCAAAGGGGAACCAATTCCAATATATGAAATTAAAATGCCAGAATTGAGCAAGGAGGAGGAAAGGTTGCTTAAAATGGTCAGGGACAGGGCTATAGTGGAAATTCAGATAGATCCGGAGAGCATACCGAACCTCGAGGAACGTAGGAGGGTCTTTCTCCGAGAAGTTAGGAAGATGGTCAAGGAAATGGCACCAACCCTGTCGGAGGGTAGGGTCGAGCTTCTTTCGGAACTCGTCGTTCAAAGCATGATTGGCTACGGCAAGCTTGATCCCCTCGTTAGGGATGATAACCTTGAGGAGATTATGGTTATTGGAACGAACAGGCCTGTCTACGTGTGGCATCGCCGCTTCAGCATGTGCAAGACCAACATCGTCTTCGAAAATGATAGGGAAATCCTCAACATAATAGAGCGCATAGCGAGGGAGGTTGGCAGGAGGATAGACCAACAAAGTCCGCTTCTTGATGCCCGCCTCCCCGATGGTAGCCGTGTAAACGCCACCATACCTCCGATAAGCCTTGACGGACCGACGCTAACTATCCGTAAGTTCAAAAAGGATCCGCTGACGATAATAGACCTGATAAAGTATGGCACGCTTAACCCGGAGGTCGCAGCGTTTCTCTGGCTCCTCGTTGATGGTCTCGGCGTTAAGCCGGCCAACATCCTCGTGGCCGGTGGAACCGGTTCCGGTAAAACCACTACTCTCAACTCCATTGCAATGTTCATACCCCCGAGCGAGCGCGTCATAAGCATAGAGGATACTGCGGAGCTTCAGTTGCCTATAGAGCACTGGGTAAGGCTCGAGACGAGACCGCCAAACGTCGAGGGGAAGGGAGAAATAACTATGGATGACCTTGTTAAGAACACCCTGCGTATGCGTCCCGACAGGATTATCGTTGGTGAGGTTCGCGGGCCTGAAGCGAGAACTATGTTCACGGCGATGAATACCGGTCATGATGGTGCCTTACTCGGGGACGAGCCAATACAGCTCTCTGACGGCGGAGTAATTGAGATAGGGAGGCTGGCTGAGGAGTTCTTCCAGGATGGAGAGATCCACAGAGAAGGGGACTTTGAGTGGGTGGACGTATCCGAGAGGGGGATTCTCGTCAAGAGCTTCAACAAGGAGACCTTCAAGATTGAGGATAAGCCAGTGACGAGGGTATGGCGCAGGAGATACAGGGGCAGGATGCTGCGTATCAGAACCAAGACAGGCAAGGAGATAACTTTAACTCCGGACCACCCCGTTTACATAATCAAAAACGGAATAGTTGAGATAAACGCCGAGAAGCTGAGGGTTGGCGACTACATAGCACTCTCTCAGAAAGCCGGTGAGTCCCTTGACGTTATACCAAACATCGGTGAGCTTATCAGGGAGATAAGAAGATCTGCTGGACTGACTCAGGAAGAGCTTGCTTCCCTGCTCGGACTTAGTGGAAGCACTATAGAGGCCTATGAGCGGAACGTCTGCTCACCCTCACGCAGACGCGTTAAGGAGTTGGCAAAGATTTTACAGCGCTCGGAACTCGAACTCCTCGCCGATGCGGATGTCTACTGGGATTTGGTCGTGGAGATAGAGGAGATTAACGTGGATGATTATGTGTACGACCTGACAGTTGCGGATAATCACACCTACATAGCCGGGAAGTTCGGTGGGTTTATAGTTTCCAACTGTATGGGCACCATACACGCCAACAGCGCTAGGGAGACCATAGTTCGTCTTGAGAGCCCACCGATGAACGTTCCCAGGATTATGATCCCGGCACTCGACATAATTATTATGCAGGTCCGCTATCACAGTCGTAAGAAGGGAACGATAAGAAGGATAACGGAGATAGCTGAGGTTTCTGGAATAGAGGGGGAGAGCGTTCAGTTGAACAAGCTCTATAAATACGACCCCGCCAAGGATGAGCTCGTGTCGACGGGCGTTCCGAGCAGATTTCTTAATACGTTATCATATCACACGGGCATGAGCGTCGAGGAGCTGAAAATCGAGATAGAGAAGAGAAAGCTCATTCTAGAGTGGATGATAGAGAGGGGCATAAGAGGCATAGACCAGGTAGGTGCTAACATAAGGGAGTTTTACGTGGACGAGGAGGAGTTCCTGAAGAAGATTCAAAGGGAATCCACAATAGAGATGAGCAGAAGGGTTCAAGAATTCGTGTGA